A region of the Pedococcus aerophilus genome:
GCCAGCGGGGGGGACGCACCCGGAGGGCTGCACGAGCGTGTCCTGGAGTGGTACTCCGGCGCCCAGCGCGACCTGCCCTGGCGGCGCTCCGACGCCACCGCGTGGGGGATCTTCGTCTCCGAGGTGATGCTCCAGCAGACGCCGGTGGCCCGCGTCCTGCCGGTCTGGGTCGAGTGGATGACGCGCTGGCCCGAGCCGACCGACCTCGCCGCCGACGCACCCGGTGAGGCCGTGCGCGCCTGGGGCCGCCTCGGCTACCCGCGCCGGGCCCTGCGCCTGCACTCGGCCGCGGTCGCGATGACCGAGCGCCACGGCGGCAAGGTGCCGATGAGCGAGGCCGAGCTGTCGACGCTGCCAGGGGTGGGCGCGTACACCGCGGCGGCGGTGGCGACCTTCGCGTTCGGCGAGCGGACCGTGGTGGTCGACACCAACGTTCGCCGGGTGATCGCCCGCGCCGTCACCGGCGACCAGTACGCCGCGGCCTCCCCCACCCGCGCCGAGCACACCCTCGCGACGAGCCTGGTCCCAACCGACCCGGACCGGGCCCGCACGTGGAGCGTCGCGGTCATGGAGCTCGGTGCCCTGGTCTGCACCGCCCGCGCTCCTCGCTGCGGCGAGTGCCCCATCAGCGACCTGTGCCGGTGGCAGCTGCGTGGCCGCCCGGCCCACGAGGGTCCGCCGCGGCG
Encoded here:
- a CDS encoding A/G-specific adenine glycosylase, coding for MTGSLVGAASGGDAPGGLHERVLEWYSGAQRDLPWRRSDATAWGIFVSEVMLQQTPVARVLPVWVEWMTRWPEPTDLAADAPGEAVRAWGRLGYPRRALRLHSAAVAMTERHGGKVPMSEAELSTLPGVGAYTAAAVATFAFGERTVVVDTNVRRVIARAVTGDQYAAASPTRAEHTLATSLVPTDPDRARTWSVAVMELGALVCTARAPRCGECPISDLCRWQLRGRPAHEGPPRRGQAWAGTDRQMRGALLRRLRESPGPVPRAALEAVSDNALQRERCLDSLVADGLVEPLPRDLFQLPGSRGTS